The Gloeobacter morelensis MG652769 genome contains the following window.
GTGGCGACGGCGGCCTTCATGCGGACGGTCCAGTCAGCCGGACGGTTGTAGAACTCATCGAGGATCTGCTCGGAGAGCAACTGGGCGATGCTCGCCGCATCGAATTCGTCCTCGTCCTCGATGCCGTCGACGTAGTCTTCGCCTACGGCCCAGCCGTTCTTGCCGTTGTAGCCTTCCACCCACCAGCCATCGAGCACCGAGAGGTTGGGGATGCCGTTGAGGCTCGCCTTCATGCCGCTGGTGCCGCTCGCCTCCAGGGGACGGCGGGGGGTATTCATCCAGATGTCGACGCCTGCGACTAGCTTGCGCGCCACCGACATGTCGTAGTTCTCGACGAACACCAGCCGGATGCGCCGCTCCTCCATCAAGTCGTGGATCTTCTGGATATACTCTTTGCCGCCGTTGTCGCGGGGGTGAGATTTGCCCGCGAAGACCAGCTGGATGCGGTCGCCCACCTCCGGCGGCAGCTTGTCGATGGCGCGCACGATCAAATCGCCGCGCTTGTAGGTGGCAAAGCGGCGGGCAAAGCCGATGGTGAGCAGACCCTCTTCAAAGTCGACGCCGTGGGCGCGCTCGTTGATGAACTGGACCAATCGGGCTTTCGCCTGGGCGTGGGCAGCGCGCAGCGCTTCGCCGTCGAGGTTGTCCGCCTCGGAGAGTAGAGTCGGGTCTTCGCGCCAGCCGGGAATTGCAGCGTCGAGTAGTCGGGTCACTTCGGGGCTGGCCCAGGTGAGGTGGTGGATGCCGTTGGTGACGTGGGTGATCTGGCGGTACGGAAACATCCGCTGGGAGACTTCCTGGTGCCTGAGGGCGACGGCGTTGGCGGTGCCGCTCAAGTTCAGGGCCAGTTCGGTCATCGAGAAGCGGCCCCGGCCTCCCAATACCAGCAAGTCGAACTGCGAAATGCCCAGTTCATCGTGGCGATAGGGTTCGAGCACCTTCAGCAACAGTTCGTGCGAAAAAGCGTCGTGGCCCGCCGGCACCGGCGTGTGGGTGGTGAACACGCAGGCGTGGGCGATCTCGGCGCGGGCCAGCACGTAGTTGGACCCGGCCTGCATG
Protein-coding sequences here:
- the glgP gene encoding alpha-glucan family phosphorylase codes for the protein MNTEVSSKVLQVRTLLRELITNYLWVWQDRLQQVFEALPTYKGHPNVAVAELSPAQSEALSDDPLFMARLRQAVDFQREYLAAAGERRIAYFSAEFGVHETLPIYSGGLGVLAGDHVKSASDLNLPLVAVGLMYRQGYFNQQLSPEGWQIERYVDQVMDLTCMSLVRDGDGNPLQITIPIEDRQVYARAWLAQVGRTPLYLLDTNVEQNGEIDRWITGHLYGGDQDTRIKQEVLLGIGGVRLLDALGLDIDIFHMNEGHAAFLTLELIRQRMQAGSNYVLARAEIAHACVFTTHTPVPAGHDAFSHELLLKVLEPYRHDELGISQFDLLVLGGRGRFSMTELALNLSGTANAVALRHQEVSQRMFPYRQITHVTNGIHHLTWASPEVTRLLDAAIPGWREDPTLLSEADNLDGEALRAAHAQAKARLVQFINERAHGVDFEEGLLTIGFARRFATYKRGDLIVRAIDKLPPEVGDRIQLVFAGKSHPRDNGGKEYIQKIHDLMEERRIRLVFVENYDMSVARKLVAGVDIWMNTPRRPLEASGTSGMKASLNGIPNLSVLDGWWVEGYNGKNGWAVGEDYVDGIEDEDEFDAASIAQLLSEQILDEFYNRPADWTVRMKAAVATAAFFNTHRMVSQYAEMIYRLPALVEV